The following proteins are encoded in a genomic region of Oceanisphaera profunda:
- a CDS encoding type II toxin-antitoxin system HipA family toxin translates to MAVNNNPLSVWIAGQAAGELFSEQGEFVFRYEPDMTVQNFVSLTMPVRSRDYSHSALPPLFEMHLPEGYLLSVLQRHFAKLSGADDLSLLKLLAPSVRGRVHYQVDIEAVQPLELTDLLSPTAGLFDELVVRFALHSPVSGVQPKVLAQIQDKATLRMEDYIVKAWGPDYPQLALNEYWCMRVLKAAGITVPEFYLSDDSALFIMKRFDFTSTGQWLGFEDMCVLAAKSRKQKYEGSYEQLAKSITSFVSPQHKIAALQQFFKMMVLNNHLQNGDAHLKNFGLLYENIHNIWLAPAFDVVSTTAYIKNDVSALTLMGSRKWWSRKHLLTFGVQHCELTQAQANALYDECEQAMGLVAAQIQQALTTEVMADKQQILMHLLSCLAPK, encoded by the coding sequence ATGGCCGTTAATAATAATCCTTTGTCAGTATGGATAGCAGGGCAAGCTGCCGGTGAGCTGTTTAGTGAGCAAGGCGAGTTTGTATTTCGTTATGAACCTGATATGACTGTGCAAAATTTTGTCTCGTTAACCATGCCCGTGCGCAGCCGAGATTATTCACATTCCGCATTACCCCCACTTTTTGAGATGCATTTGCCCGAGGGTTATTTACTATCGGTGTTGCAACGTCACTTTGCCAAGCTCAGCGGTGCTGATGACTTGAGCTTGCTTAAGTTGTTAGCGCCTAGCGTACGCGGGCGGGTGCATTATCAAGTAGATATTGAAGCCGTTCAGCCCTTGGAGCTTACAGACTTACTGTCCCCTACTGCCGGGCTATTTGATGAGTTGGTAGTACGCTTTGCTTTGCACTCGCCTGTAAGTGGTGTGCAGCCCAAGGTGTTGGCACAGATCCAAGATAAAGCCACGTTGCGCATGGAGGATTACATTGTTAAGGCCTGGGGCCCAGATTATCCACAGTTAGCACTGAATGAATATTGGTGTATGCGGGTATTAAAAGCCGCAGGCATTACTGTGCCTGAATTTTATTTGTCCGACGATAGCGCTCTTTTTATTATGAAACGCTTTGATTTTACATCGACTGGGCAATGGCTAGGATTTGAGGATATGTGCGTATTAGCCGCCAAAAGTCGCAAGCAAAAGTACGAGGGTAGCTATGAACAGTTAGCTAAAAGCATCACCAGTTTTGTTTCTCCACAACACAAAATCGCAGCACTGCAGCAGTTTTTTAAGATGATGGTGCTGAATAATCACTTACAAAATGGTGATGCACATTTAAAAAACTTTGGCCTACTGTATGAAAACATTCATAACATCTGGCTAGCACCCGCTTTTGATGTGGTTAGCACTACGGCTTATATTAAAAATGATGTGTCTGCATTGACTTTAATGGGTAGCCGTAAATGGTGGTCGCGTAAGCATTTGCTAACTTTTGGCGTACAGCATTGTGAATTAACTCAAGCACAGGCGAATGCTTTATATGATGAGTGCGAGCAGGCGATGGGGCTAGTAGCAGCACAAATACAGCAAGCACTAACTACAGAAGTGATGGCTGATAAGCAGCAGATACTCATGCATTTGCTATCATGCCTTGCGCCAAAGTGA
- a CDS encoding helix-turn-helix transcriptional regulator, with protein sequence MTYLELGQAVRELRLQQKVSQQQMADHLAISRTTLNAFELGRSGDVGLRKVMKMLDYLGSEISLREKSPFPTFEELRDGR encoded by the coding sequence ATGACGTATTTAGAATTGGGCCAAGCAGTCCGTGAGCTGCGCCTGCAGCAGAAAGTATCACAGCAACAGATGGCTGATCATTTGGCCATTTCACGCACCACTTTGAATGCATTTGAACTGGGCCGTTCGGGAGACGTAGGCCTGAGAAAGGTGATGAAAATGCTAGATTATTTGGGCTCTGAAATATCACTTCGTGAAAAATCGCCCTTCCCTACTTTCGAGGAACTACGCGATGGCCGTTAA